The genomic interval CATCCGTTTTGAACAACGCGACCCCATCTCCGATGAATTCAAAGCAGAACTTAAAGAATTCTATCGAGAAGATGTCCAAAAACTCGAAAAGCTCCTGGAGAGGGACCTTTCCCACTGGGGCTTTTGATCCCCATGCCGCTGGATCGATGACCGATTCAGACCTTGTTATCGGGAATGGCGGGGATGCCGTAAAGGCGCCGGAAATAGACCTGGATCTTGAAAAGGAACCTCTCCCTGGAAAAAGGCTTGGCCCTTTCGCGCAAGGCCTCCGGATCGAAGGACATCCCCTCGAAACGCTCTAAAGCTTCGCCCAGGGCCGCCAGGGTCTGTTCCCGGAAAAGAACACCCGTCTCCCCGTCCTTCAGGGTATCCATGACGCCCCCTTCCCCAAAGGCAATGACCGGGCATCCCGCGGCCAAGGATTCAACAGGTACGATCCCAAAATCTTCCTTGCCGGGAAAAAGAAGGGCCTTCGCCCTTCGATAATAAGAAGCCACTTCCTCGTCCGAGGCTTGGCCCTTGAAGGTCACCGTAGGACCCGCCAAGGACTTTAAACGCCGCTCTTCGGGACCCCGACCCACGACGACCAAGGGAAGCTTCCTTTCGGTACAAACCCGGACCGCCAGGTCGACCCTTTTGTAGGGCACCAGGGCGGAAAGGACCAAATAATATTCCCCCTGTTCTTTGGGCCCTTGGAACCGGCCCACCTCCACCGGCGGATGGAAGACCTGGGATTCCCGCCCGTAAAGGCGCTTGATCCGCCCTTGAACCTCGGTGGAATTGGCCAAAAAGTGCGTCACCCCTTCGTTGGATTTCAGGTCGCAACGTTGGAGGTAGGGACGGACGAACTTGGCCGGCCAGCGCACCCAGGGAGAGGTCGAAGGCCCGAAATAATCGTCGAACAGGTCCCAGATGTAGCGCATGGGGGTATGGCAATAGCAAACGTGGAGCACGTTCTTGGGGTTGCGCACCCATTTGGCGCAGGCCGAACTGGAGGAAACGATCAGGTCGTAGGAGGAAAGGTCGAAGCCGCCCATCAATTCCCAATAGAAGGGCAGGTAGTAGGGATAGCGGGTCTTCCCGAAGGGCAAACGTTGGAGGGCCGAGGTGATGACCCGGCGGCCCTCAAAAAGGTCCCCGAATTTCTCAGGGCGGTAAACGAGGGTGAAGATATCGGCGCCGGGGAAAAGCTCCATCAGGCCGGACAGGACCTTCTCCCCGCCCCGCATGCCCGTCAACCAATCGTGGACCAAGGCGATGCGCAA from bacterium carries:
- a CDS encoding glycosyltransferase, whose amino-acid sequence is MRIALVHDWLTGMRGGEKVLSGLMELFPGADIFTLVYRPEKFGDLFEGRRVITSALQRLPFGKTRYPYYLPFYWELMGGFDLSSYDLIVSSSSACAKWVRNPKNVLHVCYCHTPMRYIWDLFDDYFGPSTSPWVRWPAKFVRPYLQRCDLKSNEGVTHFLANSTEVQGRIKRLYGRESQVFHPPVEVGRFQGPKEQGEYYLVLSALVPYKRVDLAVRVCTERKLPLVVVGRGPEERRLKSLAGPTVTFKGQASDEEVASYYRRAKALLFPGKEDFGIVPVESLAAGCPVIAFGEGGVMDTLKDGETGVLFREQTLAALGEALERFEGMSFDPEALRERAKPFSRERFLFKIQVYFRRLYGIPAIPDNKV